A part of Olleya sp. Bg11-27 genomic DNA contains:
- a CDS encoding acyl-CoA dehydrogenase, which produces MDFSLTEEHIMIRDAARDFAQTELLPGVIERDNAQTFPNELVRKMGALGFMGIMVDPKYGGSGMDAISYVLIMEELSKIDASASVMVSVNNSLVCYGLEAYANEEQKQKYLTKLATGESIGAFCLSEPEAGSDATSQKTTAIDMGDHYVINGTKNWITNGGRSDVYLVIAQTDKEKKHKGINAFIVERGTPGFDIGPKEDKLGIRGSDTHTLQFNDVKVPKENRIGEDGFGFKFAMKTLSGGRIGIAAQALGIAGGAYELALKYSKERKAFGTEICNHQAIAFKLADMYTEIEAARMLVMKAAWDKDQGNNYDMSSAMAKLYASKVAMEQTVEAVQIHGGNGFVKEYHVERMMRDAKITQIYEGTSEIQKIVISRGIIKG; this is translated from the coding sequence ATGGATTTTAGCCTTACTGAAGAGCATATCATGATTCGCGATGCCGCTCGCGATTTTGCACAAACAGAATTATTACCAGGAGTTATCGAACGTGATAACGCTCAAACGTTTCCAAATGAACTGGTACGTAAAATGGGAGCGCTTGGTTTTATGGGTATAATGGTAGACCCTAAATATGGAGGAAGTGGTATGGACGCTATTTCTTATGTATTAATTATGGAAGAATTGTCTAAAATAGATGCTTCAGCTTCTGTAATGGTATCTGTAAACAACTCTTTAGTATGTTACGGACTAGAAGCTTACGCTAATGAAGAACAAAAACAAAAATATCTAACAAAACTAGCTACAGGAGAATCCATTGGTGCTTTTTGTTTAAGCGAGCCTGAGGCTGGAAGTGATGCCACATCACAAAAAACAACTGCTATTGATATGGGCGACCATTATGTTATCAACGGTACAAAAAACTGGATTACAAATGGTGGACGTAGTGATGTATATTTAGTAATTGCACAAACAGATAAAGAAAAGAAGCATAAAGGAATTAATGCTTTTATTGTTGAAAGAGGGACACCTGGTTTTGATATTGGACCAAAAGAAGATAAATTAGGAATTAGAGGTAGTGATACACATACCTTACAGTTTAATGACGTTAAAGTACCAAAAGAAAACAGAATTGGTGAAGATGGATTTGGGTTTAAATTTGCTATGAAAACATTATCTGGTGGACGTATTGGAATTGCTGCACAAGCTTTAGGTATTGCTGGAGGTGCTTATGAGTTAGCTTTAAAATATAGTAAAGAACGTAAAGCTTTTGGTACAGAAATTTGTAACCATCAAGCAATCGCTTTTAAACTAGCTGATATGTACACAGAAATCGAAGCTGCTAGAATGTTAGTCATGAAAGCTGCTTGGGATAAAGACCAAGGTAATAACTATGATATGTCAAGTGCTATGGCTAAGTTATATGCTAGTAAAGTAGCTATGGAACAAACTGTAGAAGCTGTACAAATACATGGAGGAAATGGTTTTGTTAAAGAATATCATGTAGAACGTATGATGCGTGATGCTAAAATCACTCAAATTTATGAAGGTACTTCAGAAATACAAAAAATTGTAATTTCTAGAGGTATTATTAAAGGGTAA